One Eurosta solidaginis isolate ZX-2024a chromosome 1, ASM4086904v1, whole genome shotgun sequence genomic window, aggattcgccacgggtaggtgaggttggcaatcacaacctcttgaatcattttggtcggcaggtatgccgcggatatattcttggcacttgttattgatggcttttatgatgccaccaacactacctggacagacgccaatgctcagtcaaccacccaagccgtgtcaacccccaatacccggacacgtccggacgtcctggttataatgtatgctaatacaactaataatttgctgatgattatttttgtgttattttctttagcaaccacctgaacctgttactggtaaatatcaacagccgcaacagtatgatcaagcccaacgccgtttagatcccgatcagatgccaaatccgataagcgttatcattgaaaatcaaaatagcgctggtggtgcttttattactaatgaacagggtttattaccaccattggtgaccacaaaatatgtggtagaagatcagggtaactcctcgccacgttacgttaggtatcgataatcgaaattaatgttttgtttggcaattacattgatctttcttctttgcaggtcgtctttgtattgcatacctgcaacagctgatttatttaaaacaacagctttgtccattacacttaccgcctcaccaatggcacgaacggatgagggtgaatatgagccacccattgtaaattttggtgaattgggtgcaattagatctaatcgttgcaaggctcaatagcaacttgtagatgctggtcgtcgtttccaatgtctaatgtgtaaagaaacaagagatggtaaaaaaaatctttcacttctacttgtgttcattgatccatattttttctcaacagtgccaactgcatatttccaacagttgggccataccggacagcgtgttgataaatatgaacgtcctgaacttgtattgggtacatgagtatttgtgtaaaaaatgcttgggtaccgatagctctcatggtaaacctcaactcatatccacatcaatgcctcgcattgaattgggttcacgtagtatggacaagcatattgttgattccagtggtaaggccacaatttcaaatgatggggcaaccattatgaaactattggatattgtgaatccagccgtaaaactctagtagacatcgccaaatttcaaaatgctgaggtaagttttttgttatattagaatgtgtagaataaaaatgtttctcttatcaggtcggcgatggcaccacttcagtagtactttaagcaggtgaaatcttaaaacaagttaaaccatatgttgaggaaggcgtgcatgcacgtatcatcattaaagctatacgtaaagcattataattatgcatgaccaaaatatgacatggctgtacatgtggaAGCGTCAATCAAAGGAACAGCAAAGTGCTTTATTGGgaaaatgctctgccacagcaatgtcctccaatgtccaaaagtatcagaaaattgttaatgctgaatggcgtctcctgtacaataaaataggtaagtaaggcgccaatgttgtgttttctaaactaccaattggtgatgttggtacacagtattttgcagatcgtgaaatgttctgttaatgtaccagaagaagatttgaaacgtacaatgaaagcttgtggtgtagctgttatgactacagctaatgatattaattcaagtgttttgggtcaatgtgattactttgaagaacgtcaagttggtggtgaacatttcaacattttccaaggtttgatagtgggtttgacattaacttcatttttatagtttataattatttaaaggttgcgttaatgctagaacatatacattgattttacgtggcggtgccgaacaatttttgaaagaaactgaggttcgttacatgatgctataatgattgtgcggcgtacaattaaacatgattctgttgttgctggtaagtcaaaatacaaattgaaaataatttctaatcttaaattgataagtaaaattattaaaagattgtgtccaactccggaagaaaaaactataaaatttgtgtcagtgaaatgataattattgcttttggttgttattttgaggcatcgtcatcgagttccttctgatcgtatataccggttcttttgcattcttttacatgcataaagtgtcgtttaagccttcctcaccctctcctccacgttgagcttccatgacagcttactgtctaggatcattcctagatattttgtgcaaggtttccccgtagggtcgcccctcctaacttaggcctggtccaattagggaccttgtacctctttgaaaacaagaccatatgcaacgtcatctgcgtaaaccgtaagtttttctggtccctcgtagaatcccctaagcagttggttaatgaccagcgtccacagcagaggtgatagcacccggagtgcccctgtccactaatttcgtggccgcgtacaatccccattgcgatgtaatcttactgcagtttaacatgcagtcgatccatctgggtaaggctggatgcactttaacgtaattaagaccatcaataatcgcccatttagaaagccccggcaatgcttctagagcatattccttatattccagggctttttctatgcttattaccaccctatgcaatgcggtgtctactgacttgcctttggtgtacgcctgttgtgttgtggagagcagcttttcatccacgttggactttatgtacacatctatcagcctctcaaaggttttgagcagaaattatgggtctataatctttgggatacacgtgaccgatcttccccgcctttggtaggaaagctacacgagcagttctccaagagtgcggtacatgattcagtttatgcacccatcgaatattattttaagccatcccacgaccgccctacttgaaacttgtagcatggccggacatgtaccatctgagcccggcgatttcaccaccactacgaggtcctcagtagtgtaattaggcagcatatatgaatgcagctgtttccttaccattactacagctcgcacccgtccttccgtttgcgcatagtaaacgccaaatccgcgcgcgctaagtccagaaccctttcctcccgatggaagccacggctcctggatcagcgcgttaggaggaagggttcgctcgacgccactttactgtgttggaggtttatctgtatgactcgcagtaccaatgggctgcttgtccccctccagcaccttcatcgtgacgtcgtcgtcctcctctagcccttttggtttagagtgttcgaagcccccttcagcctcttgtacctgttgtgccgggtgttcctctgtgcgactcagcaccatctggctgttggtccccttctaacacattcggggtgacgtgggctacctccacctgtcttttttcccttaggcttttgaggtccttttcgacgtccaccgtgttaggactttaatacccgcgacttcttttcctgagtcgcatatacattttgcctgtacctaaggacatttttccaagctgcgcgtacaatatatcctccgcctgcttgtttatttggaagatgtataactaaccttcgtccgtaggccgagatacagtaaggaccttcgaatcctgtgtcggtatgttcggattctgattttgcaaaagtcgcagtgtatcctccgacttcatcacgcatggtatccataccttaacttttgttaccttggggatttgcgctttatccaccatctcaaaacgagcgttcgtgccctgcctttggaggtttggaaccacttcctccagccatcgcaagctcgcgatgttgtcgcacgctatcatcttcataccattataccatcccccgaatcaaaggttggaaggagcttacttggttattcccgcatcatcttaacttacttacttacttacttaattggcgcttaaccgtctaaacggttatggccgtccaacaaggcgcgccagtcgctccttcgctccgccaaccggcgccaattggtcacaccaagggagtttaaatcgttttccacctggtccttccaacggagtgggggccgccctctacctctgcttccataggcgggttccgatagaaacactttcttggccggagcatcatctttcattcgcataacatggcctagcgcagccgctgcgttttaattcgctggactatgttgatgtctgcgtatagctcgtacagctcttcttcggtactcgccatcgccaacgcgtagaggtccataaatctttcgaagaacttttctctcgaacactcccaaagccgcttcatctgctgttgtcatggtccatgcttctgccccatatagcaggacgggtacgataagtgacttgtagagtatgattttcgttcgccgagagaggactttacttttcaattgcctacctagtccaaagtagcatttattggcaagattgattcttcgctggatttcagtgctgatgttgttgctagtgttgatgctggttcccaaataaacgaagtcttactatttcgaaattatggctgccaacagtagcgtggttgccaaggcgcatatgcgctgactctttgctcgatgac contains:
- the LOC137236670 gene encoding protein transport protein Sec24C-like; translated protein: MPNPISVIIENQNSAGGAFITNEQGLLPPLVTTKYVVEDQGNSSPRYVRSSLYCIPATADLFKTTALSITLTASPMARTDEGEYEPPIVNFGELGAIRSNRCKAQ